CTCTTTAGCGCGCACTGAGTTATTCAAATAGCCAATTAGCGTTGTATTTGCTGCCTCATAGAGGTTTTCAATCTTAAGAAGCTCTTCAACCTTTGTGACGCCATCTTCAAGAATGCCGACGGTCTTCTTCTTCTCATCAACCTCATAGTGCGCATCACGCTGGAGCTTGCCCGCAATATTTGCAAACTCGACATACCACTTGGTTGCTTTATCAGCCGGTCCACTGATGATCAAAGGTGTACGAGCTTCATCGATAAGAATGGAGTCCACTTCATCGACAACAGCGAAGAAGTGGTCGCGCTGAACACAATCTTCCAGCGACCATGCCATATTGTCGCGAAGGTAATCAAAACCAAATTCATTATTTGTGCCATAGGTAATATCTGACATATATGCAGCGCGACGCTCTGCCGGAGTCATACTGTTAAGAATGACACCAACGCTTAAGCCGAGGAAGCGATGGATGCGACCCATCCATTCACTATCGCGCTCAGCGAGATAATCATTGACTGTAACGACGTGAACACCTCGACCTGCGAGAGCATTGAGGTAGGAAGGAAGAGTTGCAACGAGAGTCTTACCTTCACCAGTACGCATTTCGGCGATATTTCCGCTGTGAAGTGCTGCCCCGCCCATTAGCTGAACATCGTAATGACGCTGACCCAAGGTGCGCTGTGCTGCTTCACGGACAACTGCGAATGCCTCTGGCATTAGGTCATCAAGAGTTTCACCTTGTGTAAAGCGTGACTTGAATTCTTCTGTCTTTGCGCGCAGCTGCTCGTCAGATAGTGGAGTGATGGAAGCTTCAAGGGCATTGACCTTGTCGACGATCTTGCTCAAGTCGCGAAGGATTTTGCCTTCGCCAGCTCGCATGATTCGATCGAGAATTGAAGCCATCGGTCTACCTTCCAGTTGCTGTACTACAGGGCGCTAAATCAACCCCCTTATCGTAGGGGTTCTGCAACGCAGGCTGTTACGCCGGCTGCCACCTCAATGCCTAGTTCACGCAGGGCTCGCGCAGCTTCATGCAGAGTTGCCCCAGTTGTGACGAGGTCGTCAATCAAAAAAGCCTTTCCACTGAGATATCTCAGCCCTTTAAGTGCTCCCGCTAAGTTTTCGACTCTCGCTCTTGCATCCAGTGCTGATTGATCTCTCACTTTTCTTACATGTATGAGATTTTCAAATGTTGGCAATCCGCAGCTCTTGCTCAATTGCTCTGACAAATCACACATAAATTGCCGCCCTCGCAATCGTGCGATGCTAGGTCGTGATGGAATCGGAATGAGCATTCCTATTCCTTGCTCCTTCACACAGTATGAAAGTGATTTCTTAAGAGCATCGATCATCAATTCATCTGCCTGAACCAGGCTATTTTCTTTGGCAGCAAGAAGCACCTTTCCTGCAATCGGTGAATACTCAATCGCTGAATAGATTGGGAATTTCGGATTGCTTCGAGAATTGCGCGTGAAGATATGTGGGTGCCATTGGCTGCGACAGAGCGAACAGATTGAAAGCCCCAAAGCTGAACATCCCAGACAACGGACAGGAAATATCATTTCTTGCAGGGCTTGAATACTTCTCACTCGCGCATTGTGAACGAGAGGCTAGAGCTATTTACAGATAAAAATTCTCTTCGTGGAAATCTTTTGGCGCAGCCTTTATTGGTCGTCCTTCAATAGATTCTCCCGCTTTGCGTGGCAGGGTAAGTACAAATTGAGCTCCAAGGCCTGGTCGGCCCCACGCATCGAGTTCGCCGTTATGTAGTCGGGCATCTTCGAGTGCGATCGATAGACCAAGGCCAGTGCCGCCACGAACTCGAGCACGGGAAGGGTCTGCGCGCCAGAATCGGTCGAAGACTCGTATTAATGATGATTCATCAAGGCCAGATCCAAAATCTCGCACAGCAATACCGACATCACTATCGGTTGCAACGATGGTGACGATTACTTGCTGACCGTCGGCATGATCGAGGGCATTAGATAAGAGATTGCGCATAATGCGCTCAACGCGCCTGACATCAGCCTGAATATTGACCTTGCCTAGCTCACAAAGAACTCGAATACCTGACTCTGTATCAATATCGCCTAGCTCAAAATCTTTGACGCATTTCTGCACAAGTGCAACGACATCAAAGTCAACCGGCTCAAGGACTGCGACCTCTGCATCGAATCGACTTACTTCAAGCAGGTCTTCAAGTAATCGCTCGAAGCGATCAATCTGGGCTGCTAAGAGTTCAGAACTTCGTGCAACCAATGGGTCAAACGATGTGCGCTGGTTGTAGATAACTTCAGATGCCATACGAAGAGTGGTCAGTGGTGTGCGCAGTTCATGAGAAACATCCGAAACAAAACGTTGCTGTACTCGAGAAAGGTTTTCAAGGCGAGTGATTTGCTGCTCAATAGATTGCGCCATCTCGTTATATGAATTGGCAAGGGTTGCCATCTCATCCTGAGATTCGATCTTCATGCGCTGGCTGAAATCACCCAAGGTAAATTGCGTTGCGATGCGCGCAGCATCACGTACGGGCCGGACAACTTGTCGTACTACCAGCCATGTGATCAAGCCAATCAGAAAGATCAGTCCAAATCCCGTGAAGAGAAGAGAGTTTCGAATGAGCGCCAGCGTGGCTGTCTGATTTTCAAGAGAGAAGACAATATACATTTCATACTGTCCGCCTGAAGGAATGTTTACTCTCTTTCCTACGATCAGTACTTGTCGAGATACTCCTGAGTTCTCTTTCGCCTGGGCATAGCTATTTTCAATCTTGGTTCCAGAGATAACCTTCTTCCTTAGGTCGGCCGGGATAGAGGAGCTCTTGATGCGCGCTGAAGCCATCTCGTAAGAAACCTTTTTATTGGTATTTGCCGGAACTTTGAGGAAGATGATTTCTCGTCGCGCTTCTTTCACTACTTGAGTAGTGGCATTCACAACTATGTCGGCAAGAATTTTCTTACGTGCCTCTGTTGTTGAATCGCGTGAAATCGCCAACTTATACTCTGCATCAAAGAAGGTGAACTTGGACTCTGAAAGTGCAGAGTTAAAAGCAGATGAGCGAAGGCCATCAGATAAGCGTGAATTAAGCGCGGAACCGACTAAAGA
The genomic region above belongs to Candidatus Planktophila dulcis and contains:
- a CDS encoding ComF family protein, translated to MRSIQALQEMIFPVRCLGCSALGLSICSLCRSQWHPHIFTRNSRSNPKFPIYSAIEYSPIAGKVLLAAKENSLVQADELMIDALKKSLSYCVKEQGIGMLIPIPSRPSIARLRGRQFMCDLSEQLSKSCGLPTFENLIHVRKVRDQSALDARARVENLAGALKGLRYLSGKAFLIDDLVTTGATLHEAARALRELGIEVAAGVTACVAEPLR
- the mtrB gene encoding MtrAB system histidine kinase MtrB; protein product: MMDIRKTLSQSLAIKVILSTVLLSLGVISLVGSALNSRLSDGLRSSAFNSALSESKFTFFDAEYKLAISRDSTTEARKKILADIVVNATTQVVKEARREIIFLKVPANTNKKVSYEMASARIKSSSIPADLRKKVISGTKIENSYAQAKENSGVSRQVLIVGKRVNIPSGGQYEMYIVFSLENQTATLALIRNSLLFTGFGLIFLIGLITWLVVRQVVRPVRDAARIATQFTLGDFSQRMKIESQDEMATLANSYNEMAQSIEQQITRLENLSRVQQRFVSDVSHELRTPLTTLRMASEVIYNQRTSFDPLVARSSELLAAQIDRFERLLEDLLEVSRFDAEVAVLEPVDFDVVALVQKCVKDFELGDIDTESGIRVLCELGKVNIQADVRRVERIMRNLLSNALDHADGQQVIVTIVATDSDVGIAVRDFGSGLDESSLIRVFDRFWRADPSRARVRGGTGLGLSIALEDARLHNGELDAWGRPGLGAQFVLTLPRKAGESIEGRPIKAAPKDFHEENFYL